In Pelecanus crispus isolate bPelCri1 chromosome Z, bPelCri1.pri, whole genome shotgun sequence, the following are encoded in one genomic region:
- the ARL2 gene encoding LOW QUALITY PROTEIN: ADP-ribosylation factor-like protein 2 (The sequence of the model RefSeq protein was modified relative to this genomic sequence to represent the inferred CDS: deleted 1 base in 1 codon) → MGLLTILKKMREKERELRLLVLGLDNAGKTTLLKRFNGEDVATISPTLGFNIKTLEHRGFKLNVWDVGGQSSLRSYWRNYFESTDGLVWVVDSGDRQRLQLCARELRGLLCEERLAGATLLVFANKQDLPGALPASAIREALELDAIRSHHWCIQGCSAFTGHNLLAGIDWLLDDIAARLCPTD, encoded by the exons ATGGGGCTGCTGACGATCCTGAAGAAGATGCGGGAGAAGGAGCGCGAGCTGCGGCTGCTCGTGCT GGGCCTGGACAACGCGGGGAAGACGACGCTGCTGAAGCGCTTCAACGGGGAGGACGTGGCCACCATCTCCCCCACCCTCGGCTTCAACATCAAGACCCTCGAGCACCGCGG GTTCAAGCTGAACGTGTGGGACGTGGGCGGGCAGAGCTCCCTGCGCTCCTATTGGCGCAACTACTTCGAGAGCACCGACGGCCTCGTCTGGGTGGTCGACAGCGGCGACCGGCAGCGCCTCCAGCTCTGCGCCCGCGAGCTGCGCGGGCTCCTGTGCGAGGAG CGCCTGGCCGGGGCCACCCTCCTGGTGTTCGCCAACAAGCAGGACCTGCCCGGGGCCCTCCCGGCCAGCGCCATCCGCGAG GCGCTGGAGCTGGACGCCATCCGGAGCCACCACTGGTGCATCCAGGGCTGCTCGGCCTTCACA GGCCACAACCTGCTGGCCGGCATCGACTGGCTGCTGGACGACATCGCCGCCCGCCTCTGCCCCACCGACTGA